AAGAAAACCAAGCAGTCACATCTAAAAGAAAGGTAGATGGCTAGTCTCTTTATTGAGAAAGGCTAGTCTATCATGGCCAAGATGATAACAACCACAACCCAACATTTCAAGCTTTCTAGAAATATCTCTCCTTGACTGCTTCCAAGGCTCCCAGAAAGTTCCCGTGGGAAAAAGGACCACAAATAAAATGCTTGACTGACTCTGCTTCTTCCCGGAGTTCTGATGTACCTTGCCCAAGGCAACTCATCCACTTCCTTTCTTCAATATCCCAGTTTCATAGTTCGTTACAGCAATGGATCTCATTCCCATAGAAATAATCATCTGCCTTCTTTGTTGGTCTTTTTGGTTATCCCCATTCTGTGCATCATCCAGCAACCGCCTTCTTCCCGGCAAGCCCCTTTCTAGTAGAAGCACCATCACCTCCGATGACGGCACTTTTGCCCTGGGATTCTTCTCCCTGTCCAGCTCCAGCACAAAACATTACTACGTCGGCATATGGTACAAGAACATACCTGTCCAGCGCCCGACGAGGCCAGATGCCACAACAGCCCCCAGCAGATTCGCCTCCTGCAGCGGCCCACACACAGCGACCCCGAAAGCGCCCCGGTTCCAGCACCCTGCGCGACGGCAACGAGCAGATTTGCCTCACCCCCCATCACCATGCAACGGCCACGCAGCCGGACTGCCACATGCCCTTCTTCCTGGACGTTGGGACAGTTCCTGGCAGCCGCCACTAAGCAGCTCAACGCCACCCTGCCGTCCCCTGGGAAGCGCCCGCGGCCGCCTCTGAACTTCAGTCCACGGCGAGGACGATCTGCGGCATCTCAACAGCGTAGCTGGCGAATTCTATAATTGCAGAGAACAGGGATATATACGTTATTTCACCCATAATGTTTGACCTCACATCCTAATGTAATTTTTAAGCAACAAGCACAAGGTCCTTTTGTACATTCGGACAGGGTTCAATGGTGTTCATCTGAAGCCCGAAAGAACAAACAATGTTTGCTTCTTTATGAGCTGGTATGTCCATGTTTTCAACTTATCCAGTTATAACTCAGATGGTCAAACATTAGCTAAAGCAAATCCAAAGGAAAGACCACGGAATTTCCTGCACCACTGATGTCCGACATAAAGACCCATGATCTCATATGTAGATACACAAAAGATAAgtttgtttcaaaaaaatctaAGGTAACATACCAAAACCAAAACAAGGGGTTTGTTCCAACTAAAATTGTAGTGATCAGCACATTCAAACAAGAAAACCCAGCAGTCACATCGAAAAGAAAAGTAAATGGCTATTCTGTTTGCTGACAAAGGTCAGTCCATCATAGTCCAGGTGATAGCAACCAACCCAACATTTTCAAACTTCCTAGAAACATCTCTCTTTGACTACTTCCAAGATTCCCACTTTCCCAGTAGCTTCCTGTGGAAAAAGGAGCCCAAATAAAATGCTTGACTGACTCTGCCTCAGTTCTGATTTGCATTGTCCAAGGCAGTTCTTTGCTTCCATATCCCAGTTCCATAGTTCACTACAGCAATGGATCCCCTTCCCCTACACACAATCATCTGGCTTGTTTGTTGGTCATTTTGGTTATTCCCGTTCTGTGCATCATCCGGCAGCCGCCTTCTTCCCGACAAGCCGCTTTCTGCTGGAAGCACCATCACCTCCGATGACGGCACTTTTGCCCTGGGATTCTTCTCCCTGTCCAGCTCCAGCACAAAACATTACTACGTCGGCATATGGTACAAGAACATACCCGAAGACAACTGTGTGTGGGTTGCCAACCGTGCCATGCCCATAACTGATCCTTCTTCTGCAACACTCGCGTTCACAAGCGAATCCGATCTTGCGTTGTCAGACACCAACGGACAGCTTCTCTGGACGACAAACATCAGCGCTGCAGGAAATTCATCGTCAGAGGCAACTGGTGGAATAGCCACGCTTGAGAACAATGGGAATTTTATCCTTCAGTCATCACATGGCATCATCTTATGGCAAAGCTTCGATTACCCGACCGACACTCTCCTTCCACATATGAACCTCCTTCCAGGTATGAACCTCAGACTCACCCACAAGACACATGCACTACAACGGCTCATCTCTTGGAGAAGTCCCCAAGACCCGTCCCCAGGCAACTTCTTATATGGTGCAGACCCTGATGAGTTTCGACAACGTTTTATATGGAATGGCTCAACCCCATACATGCGAGGTTCTATATGGAATAAAAATTTGGTAGTCGGACAGTATGTCGAGAGTATCAAGTCCACAATTTACTATGAACTGCGTACTATTGATGATGAGATCTATGCTTCCTTTGGACTGCCGGTACCAGGTGTTTCATTACTGCAAATGAAGATTGACTACTCAGGCAAGATAAAAACACGAGTCTGGAATAGCAGCAGGTCCAAATGGACTGACCTGTGGTCAGGACCTAACCAGGAATGCAACAAATTTGGTTATTGTGGTCCATTTGGTTACTGCGACAACACACAGCCTATTGTGACATGCAAGTGTCTTGATGGCTTTGAGCCAAACAACAAACAAGACTGGACGGCCAGCAGGTTTTCGCAGGGATGCCACCGAATGGAAGCACTAAGATGTGGTCAAGGGGATGGCTTCTTAAATATGTTAACCATGAAGGTTCCCAGCCAGTTCTTGTATGTCAAGAATAGAAGCTTAGATGAATGCATAGCAGAATGCACCAGCAACTGCTCCTGCACGGCGTTTACTTAcaccaatatgagcattgatgctATAAATGGGGATGAAACTAGATGCCTATTATGGATCGGAGATTTGATCGACATGGAAAAGCTTATTGGACAAGGGGAAACTCTCTATATCCGGGTTAATGGACTGAGTGGTACAGTTTACTATTTCTGTTTCTCTGCTTGTGCTGTTAGATATACTCCTCTATTTGCGGCTCCAGTGGAGCTCCAGTAATATCCTCTTGAGTTCTATACGTACAATGTGAGTACAAGATAGGTTTAAATTAGTAGTGGCGGGCAAATATTAGAGGGTAAAGACTTGATAATGCCATTATGATAGAACAGTTTGGTGTAACATATATACAGTGTGTGAATCACTACAATCTTTTTTATATGAAAAGAACATAGCTTATTCAATTGGAGGGTGCAGATTAGGAGCCACGGATGTTGCATGAAAATATGAGCAAGTAATGGTTCACAATATTTCGGATCATGTTTATAAAGTTAGTTAGTATGTAAAGCACTTCCATCTGAAACATTTATTAAGGAACAGCTTCTAATACATGCTTCAGACATTGAGGTGTTCAGAAACATTTTGCCAGCCGCCAATACAGTTGTTCCAAAGTGTATATATCTAATCTCAGCGAATGTATAGGAAGTGAGCATAGCTCATATTGACAGGAGAGTGAGTGTACAGTCTCACAACCCTGGTTCAAGTCCTATTTAATTGGACATGAATTTGGCTTACTGTCTACTACCTCTGTTTATAAATATAAGACGTGCTGGCAGTTCAATTTGAACTGCCAAAACGTCTTATTTTAGGAACAGAGGGTTTATTTCCTATTAATAGAAAATGTAGTTGCTCCTACAAGTTCATAGAATCCATGTCTATACATACCTATAGAAGGAAACCTTCATGTTCTGGCATAAGTTGTATATGCCATctgattatagtgtataaaaaaaTAGGGCATGACAACCACTCCATCCAGTTCAACAAAACATGTTGTGCGGGTTTTAGTGTTAAGTATCAAACAGACAATTTGCATGTTCCAAATGTTATCATACTCATGATGCAATTATTCATGTGAGAAATAGATTGCTTGAGAATGAAACAATGTGCATGTAGTTCATACTTGTAAGAAATATTTGTCTTGTGAAACTAACTATTTAGCAAATGTTTAAATTATGTTTGCTTACAGACTGAATTTTGACAGATAAAAAGGGGAAGAGCATTGTTTTAAAAATTACACTGCCAGTTGTGTCAAGTTTGCTCATGATCATATGTGTGTGGCTTGTTTGGATCTGCAACTTGGGAGGTAGAACACAGTTCCATACTTTTCTCTGTGTATTTCCCTCAAGCATGTTTGCACAGGCCAATGCTATTCCATATTTCTATGTTCTATGTTCCTTTATTACAATGTTTGCATCAATATTCCTGCTAGGCAAACAAAGAAACAAGAAAATTTGGAAGAAGCTGATGTCAGGAACTTTGAGCACCTCTGTTGAACTTCGCGATGGAAACATGAAGTATCCTTTTATTAGCTTCAAAGAAATAATACTTGCAACGAACAATTTCTCTAGCTCCAACATGCTTGGACATGGAGGTTTTGGCAATGTTTACAAGGTAATGGTAAATTTTGTCTTATAGAGCAACATAACTGTATTTCCATCGTCTTTGATCTAAAAGTATGCGATTGGCAGGGAACATTAGAAGATAGTACAGAAATTGCCGTGAAAAGGCTAAGTAAGGGTTCTGGTCAGGGGGTAATGGAGTTCAGAAATGAAGTAATACTCATTGCAAAGTTGCAGCACCAAAACTTGGTTAGACTTCTAGGTTTCTGTATCCATGGAGATGAGAAACTTTTGATATATGAATACTTATCAAACAAAAGTCTACACGCCATGCTTTTCGGTATGTTCTGCTTACGTCTTGACAAATTTCAGTAAGTAATGAAATCAACCAAAATGACTGATGTTATCCCTCAATTGGTGCTATTGGTAGCAGATGCCACAAGAAAATCAATGCTAGATTGGCCGATAAGATTCGAGATAATCAAAGGGGTAGCTAGAGGACTTCTTTATCTTCATCAAGATTCAAGGCTGAAGATAATTCACAGGGATCTCAAAGCAAGCAACATATTGTTAGATGCCGAAATGTGTCCTAAGATATCTGATTTTGGTATGGCAAGGATATTTGGTGGCAATCAGCAGCAAGAAAATACTAACCGTGTTGTTGGCACATAGTAAGTGATATACTGCAGGGATTATCTTTACGCATTATTCTTGTACTTGACTAAAATTATGTTCTGTGTTCAAACAGCGGTTACATGTCACCTGAATATGTTTTGAAAGGAGTGTTTTCTGTGAAGTCTGATGTATATAGCTTTGGAGTTTTACTACTGGAGATTGTGAGTGGCTCAAAGATCAGCTCTGTGCTCCTAAAAGCAGACTTCAGCAGCATTATAGCCTATGTAAGTAAAATGACATGTTTGAATTTCTGCAAGTATAGTAAATATATGCATCTTGAAAGGGAAGAGAATGGATGCAGGCATGGAGCTTATGGAAGGATGGGAACACAAAGGATTTTGTTGACTCACCAATTGTGGGGGGCTGCTCACTGGATGAAACTTTACGGTGCATCCATATCGGACTCTTATGTGTTCAAGGCAGCCCAAATGCGCGGCCACTCATGTCATCAATTGTGTCCTTTCTGGAGAATGGAGATATATCACTTCCAACTCCAAAAGAGCCTATGTATTTTGTAGAAAATAACTATTGTGCCGATGGAGCAgcagaaaatactgtgaattctgCAAATACCATGAGCATTACAGTGCTAGAGGGACGCTAGTACCTGGCAGTCTAATTTCTGCATATGTGAACTGGTATTTTTCTTGAAGAACAAGAAGCTTTGTTTTAATATAGACAATGTATTTCAGCtccaggagctcacacaacaaatGAGCGAGGTCTAAATGTTCTTTCTAAAGACCTTCTCACGAAGAATTTTGGATGCATAAAAGAAGGCAAGTTATGCAGTTAATCTTTTGTGTCCTTAAAAAAAGGGATAGTATAATTGTATATTCGTTAGCTTTTCATGCAATATGTCTCTTAGTTACTATGCAGCTTTTTATAAGTACAAACATGGAAGTAAGAAATAGTCAGGGTTATATCGGATATCTCACTTTAGTGTGCCAGAAATCATGTGGAAAAGCGACTTCAAATTACATTACAAAACATACACAATGCTCACCTAGAAGAAAAGACGTGCTGTCGCATTGATCCAAAATGCTTAAAGTATACAACATAACCCATAACTAAACAAGTGCCATCGGTCCAGAAATGAGAAACTTATATAGGAGAATGTGAACAACCCTTAACAGTACCAAGGTTACGTCTCCCTCTTTTTTGGGGGGATTTGATAACTACCACGCTCCGGTTCAAAGAGTCATTGATCGATTACCTAATTGTACGCTTTGGAATCAGGTTAAATAAGGTTTTAGGGGAGCACAGAAGCACCATAAAGATTTGTTTCAAGGGACAGATTGATTTGTGAGGACTGGAAAATACGCCAGCAGCCGGGTTCTCCTCCCAGGCATTTCCGCAAACACCTTGTGCCCGCTCTAGCTCACTGCTCATGGGCATCAACCGAGGACACCTCGGCTGGAGATTCCGTCACAAAGGCCAAAGGGCATGGGTTGTAAGAAACAACTAGAGAGTAGAGATTTGCATGTAGAGCACGCACCTTTGAGAAGCTCTCGCTCCCGCGCTCCGCCCGGACGGCCTCACGCGCTAAGCCGCCGTCGTGACGCCGTCCATATCTGCCGCCCGAGCCCGTACTGGCTCCAAATGTGAGGCCGGGAAGAGGGTGGTGGGGGGAGGAAGAAGGttgcgccacctcctcctcccgccggagaTGCGGCGTCTCCTCCCCcaccgtgctcctcctcctctcctgtctcttttttttttttttaggaaCCAGCTCCTTCCTTCCTCTCGCGCAGCTGGGCCGAGGCCCAAGGGCTTTCTTTGGTGATTCGACGCGCCTCGGCGCGCGCAGCCCAGCCAGGGCTATGGGCCTGTCATTCTACGCAGTTCTCAATCAAACACATGAAAACGCAGTTGtctcaaaaacaaacaaaaaaaaacacgGGAAAACGCACTTTTGTACTGCCTGCTCACTCGCTCTGTTTTCATGCTGCTCAACCGGTTTTAAATTGAAAtatataataataaaataaaaacaggacAACCGCTTATACCTTTTCTTAAAGACTAgcaaaaggcccgtgcgttgcaacgggagaaaaaaataccacacgtttttaatctttttataataatgttgatttattaaaataataagctaactaactaatgtagtcagtcctatcctattttgttgagaaatcaacccgttcattgttaatttcaccatgatgagaaattgagcgggacaagcaaagcaaaacaaaaaggCTACCTGAATTGATCAATGAActattatcttatttcactcatggggtagagaatgtgggatcagatgacaaactgaaggtggtgttccattctctctctctacaacaatgcaatcttacattcaatacattcattcatcagcaaaaaaAATTCCACAAAACAAATTTTCTTGccagtgcttggcacacggttggaggcatggggaggggatctcaccagatgatgagtcctaccggaggaggggatacgatgaggggagcaaggggttAGTCGCCTCTatgtggccataaggagtcgtcgttgccgcgccataaccttggAGTtctccgtgtgagccatggagggccgcctccacctgcaagtacttcgctcctccgcgccttatccgcgcaccgccgacgttctgcatcgagcagacgcatcatcccaagtcgctgtagctgtcgcgttgatttgatccagaagctgtgctcgagcgccgaaacggggcagCAAAGGGcataggtacgaccgcggaggcgggtgggttgagatcgacaacagtggtggttgaggtcggccgcggcggcgagtggtgtggcagcggcctgggcacaagccagggtggaccagggtcgacgcgatgcgctcgagcgccgcaacgggggcagtgagcggggagaggtacagccgcggaggcgggtgggttgagatcggcagaggtggcggttgaggtcggccacggcggcgagtggtgtggcggcggcctgggcacaggccagggtggcccagggtcgacgagaggaggcgatgcgtatgggtataatttttgcagcgaatcgttttttccttttgcgttgtagtaaatgatggagcgcgggttgaataacaaaaattacaggagctttattataaaaatgtcgtggtgggttttccgacggaagcaatagccgctttattattaggtatatatagcaaaagggcccatgcgttgcaacgggagaaagaaataccacacgctcttaatttataaaaaatggtctataatctgagaatttatagttacgacacaaataagatggtcttatcctacaaaaatgcagttcaaaatttcacaggtcttttaTTTAACACGGCTtgtatgtagatttaatacgtacaaagaatcagtcaagtgaccttcagtttcatctctaatcctgattttgttgacgtgttcatccccaacccggatgagtaccggtatgaaagaaagacgaataacgaattatttattaagattgaaccctagatagtatttttattaaacgtttaacagataaaataatatcatatttaaattctacatatttttctaatcaaattccatatataatatgttaaatttggagttacggtttaaaagatatgaatattttaaaaaacatttaatatatactacgagtttaatgtcataaacagtaagggcttttttgtaaaatcatctcggtgggttttccgacggaagcgatagcctttttattattaggtaaagatgtaCACTTTTTGGCATACAATATTTGTGTTCATAAGATGTAAGGGGAGGTATAAAACACGTACACGCACCAAAAATTAAGGAGGATACAAGTGGTTGTACTGTGGCAtaccgtgcttgccgcaactatcAAGCATCCCATGACCTTCGCTGACGCCGAAGAAGGGGAGCATCAAAACCTGGTCCACATCTTAGCACTGTTAACGAGCTATGATAGCCACCCACCCTGGAAGGCTGGATTTAGCCCGATAAGAAACATCGGTTCCAAGCCTCTTCAACGTTGTATTCGAGGCCAACAAGAACCCACCCTTCAAAAGGCGGCTGGATCCTTTACCGTCTTCTGAAGCAGCCATCACAGTCGCACTCCAAGAACAACCCATCCCCGCCATCACGCCAAGACACAACGTCAGATCGAAGTTGCTCCAACAGCTTGGACTCCACAAACATCTCGTTGGCCCGAGCAACATCTCTGACGAGCAGGGAGCATGGGTTTTAAGACCGTTATTCCTATGAGCACCACCAGCATCTGCCCCACCATGACACTGTCGGAGGAAACTCAGAAACCTAAAAACCCTAGGGCTACAGCACACGCACGACCGAGAAACCTGGGCTCGTCTCCCCCTTGCAAAGCCAAGACGGCGATTGGAGAGGAGGGGAGCGGCGTAATCACCGACGGGCCCTTGGATCTAGAAGAACCGCCACCTCCTTTCAGTCATGAGATGAAACGGTTGTGAGAATGTTAGCGTGTTAGAGAAATGTAAGTTCGTATGTGTTTACATCCTTTTATTGCTTAGATCTGCCTTTCGAAACGCTACATACATGTGACATCCTCGGATTAAGCTATAGTAACCATCGTAATTAAGCTACAACGATGGTGAAGAATTAAGCTAAATGCATTTGCTAAAAGTGCTTGATCAACCTTTGATTcgtatctcatttcaaatttctATTGAAAATCAAAATTTAAATAATaagtaaaaaaaatattttgtcaaacatgaaaaataaaatcatgattggtttgaaaaTATTTACATGGCAACTATAAAATATGACATCATATTGTATCAAGTCTTTTGgtgcctcaaaataattaaaaatgaGTACAAATCAAttaataaatgccctttaatttcGTAGTTTTTAAATAAATTTAAAATGCCTTAAATATTTGTGGCTCTGTCAAATATTATAACTTTAATACTTGAGCAAGTGCATCTTTTTACAAAAGTACATTGGTACTGgaaataaataaaatagaaagaaagaaaaagaaaaagaaaagaaaaggaaggaaccttCCTCCCGGACCTTGGCCCAGCTAGCCACCAGGCCGATCAGGACGGCCCAAAACCCCTCAGCCGGTGGCCAATCTCTCCCCCCTTCCCTCTTTCCTATCAAAGGGCAGCCCCCTAACCCTAGCTTTCCTCCCTCCCCCTCTTCCCCACTCCCCCCTCCCCGATGGTGGCCCTCCCCTTGCAGTCCCCCTCGCCCGATGCCTCGTCGGCGTCGCCCCCAACCATCGCCTTCCTAGTCCCCTCTCCGTCGGACTACCTCACGCCTCGTCGCTCCCTTCATACGACGCATGTGAGGCCGCCTTCCCTCCCTCGTGtgatccccctcccctcccctcctcgatCCAGCTACCGCTACGCCGCGCGCCCCCGCCCCTCCGACAAGCTTCTACGGTGCCCCGCCGGCACCCTCCGCCCCATTGGCCCCATGCCTCACTGGCACCGCTCGCACTGACGTCGCGTCCCGCTGCCCCCGTCGTTGCCGCCCCACGCACCCGCCGCCGCGCCGTGCCCCGCGCCCCGTGCCCGTGCTCGCCGCTCTCTTCGCCACTGCTGGTCATCGGGTCGCCTTCACCCTGACCGTCGAGCTCGTCGCCGACCGCCCTGCCACCCCCTCCGGCCATGGCCTTGGCTGGCCTCGGTCCCGACCCCCTGGTTAATTCGGGGCTAATTCTCTCCCCTCCCCCAATTAGCCCCCACCCTTTGATAGAAGGGCCCCAGCCCCCTTAAACGAAAAAAAGAATAATAAACAaatgaaatgaaatgaaaataataataaaaaaatatccAGGAAACCCTTCATACAACAGGGCTAATATACAAGCTCGAATATAACTCTAATAGTGGTGTGGGGTTGGAAAAAATCCCCGCTTCGTGTTGTCCGAGGCTGATTAGCAATGTAATTTACGTAGGCATTCTCCTGGCCCCGATCGGACTCTCTCCCTCGTGCTCGGGGGAAACCCTTGGTATGACCTTCGGACCAGGCGATGGCGATGTCATGTGGGTGTTCCCTCCTTGGATGCATCATTTTGTTTCTCGAGGAGTCTCGTTGGTGTGGCTCGAGTCAGTGTCGGCAATTGCTGTGGGCGTCAGCCTCCGAGGCGCCATGTACATCATCGTTGGCGCTCTCTCGACAACACCTTCTAGTTCTACTTTGGCCCTACCTTCCACCTGCCGACTTCCCCTTGGCACAAATGGATGGGGTACGTTGGTTTGTGTTGTCCTCGGGTCTTGATCATGTTGTAGAGCTCTTTACTGATGGCTGACGTGGATTGGTagctttgtgatttgcatcatgGCCATTGGCTTGGGCTTGATCTAGGTGATGCATTTTCATAGCTCCCCTGGGGTGTGCGACTGCTAATCCTCATGATTATCGTTGTAAATTGTAATGGCCGAAAGGCATTGTACCCGACTTCTTTGCCGCTTCTTCTCTAATGCAATTATACGCATACTTATGCATATTCGAGGAAAAAATCTTTAAAAATAGAATGAGTAGAaagcactactagggaaaaggttAGCAATAGCGCTGGTTTTTAGGATAGCAGTAGCACATGCTACCACGCTACAGCTAAGCAGCAGTAGCACGTGCTGCTACGCGCTACTCCTATCCTTACGTAGCAGCAGCGTCGATTGATCCAGCGTTACTAGCAACCGAGTTAGCAGTAGCGTGCTTTCATAGACAGCCCTACTGCTAATGGTGCATTAGCAGTAGCGAACTTTTGGATACCGCGCTGCTACTAAACGCATAtatttctttttttatatttatattgtattTACACATGGTTATatatgttgggaaacgtcgcatggaaaacaaaaattttcctacgcgcacgaagacctatcatggtgatgtccatctacgagaggggatgagtgatctacgtacccttgtagatcgtacagcagaagcgttagtgaacgcggttgatgtagtggaacgtcctcacgtccctcgatccgccccgcgaacaatcccgcgatcagtcccacgatctagtaccgaacggacggcacctccacgttcagcacacgtacagctcgacgatgatctcggccttcttgatccagcaagagagacggagaggtagaagagttctccggcagcgtgacggcgctccggaggttggtgatgatcttgtctcagcagggctccgcccgagctccgcagaaacgcgatctagaggaaaaaccgtggaggtatgtggtcgggctgtcgtggaaaagtcgtctcaaatcagccctaaaacctctgtatatataggtgggagggaggggaggaggcagcctcaaaacctaaaggtttggccgaaattggaggtggaggagtcctactccaatcctacttggagtaggattccaccttcccacttggaaactctttccaccttgtgttttttccttctcaaaccttatgggccttagtgggaacttattccaccccactaggggctggtttatctcttcccatagcccatgagaccccttggggcgtgacacccctcccgatggtccccggcacccctcccggcactcccggtacactaccgatgagcccgaaacttttccggtaatgcacgaaaaccttccggtaaccaaatgaggtcatcctatatatcaatcttcgtttccggaccattccagaaaccctcgtgacgtccgtgatctcatctgggactccgaacaacattcggtaaccaaccatataactcaaatacgcataaaacaacgtcgaaccttaagtgtgcagaccctgcgggttcgagaactatgtagacatgacccgagagactcctcggtcaatatccaatagcgggacctggatgcccatattggatcctacatattctacgaagatcttatcgttttgaacctcagtgccaaggattcatataatcccgtatgtcattcc
This genomic stretch from Hordeum vulgare subsp. vulgare chromosome 6H, MorexV3_pseudomolecules_assembly, whole genome shotgun sequence harbors:
- the LOC123403038 gene encoding G-type lectin S-receptor-like serine/threonine-protein kinase B120; the encoded protein is MDPLPLHTIIWLVCWSFWLFPFCASSGSRLLPDKPLSAGSTITSDDGTFALGFFSLSSSSTKHYYVGIWYKNIPEDNCVWVANRAMPITDPSSATLAFTSESDLALSDTNGQLLWTTNISAAGNSSSEATGGIATLENNGNFILQSSHGIILWQSFDYPTDTLLPHMNLLPGMNLRLTHKTHALQRLISWRSPQDPSPGNFLYGADPDEFRQRFIWNGSTPYMRGSIWNKNLVVGQYVESIKSTIYYELRTIDDEIYASFGLPVPGVSLLQMKIDYSGKIKTRVWNSSRSKWTDLWSGPNQECNKFGYCGPFGYCDNTQPIVTCKCLDGFEPNNKQDWTASRFSQGCHRMEALRCGQGDGFLNMLTMKVPSQFLYVKNRSLDECIAECTSNCSCTAFTYTNMSIDAINGDETRCLLWIGDLIDMEKLIGQGETLYIRVNGLSDKKGKSIVLKITLPVVSSLLMIICVWLVWICNLGGKQRNKKIWKKLMSGTLSTSVELRDGNMKYPFISFKEIILATNNFSSSNMLGHGGFGNVYKGTLEDSTEIAVKRLSKGSGQGVMEFRNEVILIAKLQHQNLVRLLGFCIHGDEKLLIYEYLSNKSLHAMLFDATRKSMLDWPIRFEIIKGVARGLLYLHQDSRLKIIHRDLKASNILLDAEMCPKISDFGMARIFGGNQQQENTNRVVGTYGYMSPEYVLKGVFSVKSDVYSFGVLLLEIVSGSKISSVLLKADFSSIIAYAWSLWKDGNTKDFVDSPIVGGCSLDETLRCIHIGLLCVQGSPNARPLMSSIVSFLENGDISLPTPKEPMYFVENNYCADGAAENTVNSANTMSITVLEGR